The following are from one region of the Actinomycetota bacterium genome:
- a CDS encoding tyrosine recombinase, with the protein MSEPLEIDSADAALIEAFGRHLALERHLSGNTVEAYRRDLTQLAAFLHRAHGSFASATHSTLRRFLAQQATRGYARASVARRVASIRSFYRWAHSRAYVAVDPAASLGRPRVSSRLPSVLRPAEAAALVEAPATLRRAATSGPVTAKRGAAPTVSGSGRGTRGQEVEEAVSLRDAAILELMYGSGLRVAEACSLTVDRVDLSTRRVVVMGKGSKERSLPLSDYAVQSLRTYLDQGRPRMAPGDSRRAFFNRRRKPMSERDVRAMVEKYGRKVLSGRHVSPHVLRHSFATHLLEGGADIRSVQELLGHASLATTQRYTHVSRARLFAAYHESHPRAR; encoded by the coding sequence GTGTCCGAACCACTCGAGATCGACTCCGCCGACGCCGCGCTCATCGAAGCGTTCGGACGGCACTTGGCTCTGGAGCGACATCTTTCCGGGAACACCGTGGAGGCCTACCGCCGCGACCTCACGCAGCTGGCGGCGTTCCTGCATCGAGCGCACGGCTCGTTCGCGTCGGCCACTCACTCGACGCTCAGACGTTTCCTCGCGCAGCAGGCCACCAGGGGCTACGCCCGGGCGTCGGTGGCCCGTCGAGTGGCCTCGATCCGGTCGTTCTACCGCTGGGCCCACTCGCGAGCGTACGTTGCCGTCGACCCGGCGGCCTCTCTGGGCCGCCCCCGGGTGAGCTCGCGGCTTCCCTCCGTGCTCCGGCCAGCCGAGGCGGCGGCGCTGGTGGAGGCACCGGCCACCCTGCGCCGGGCAGCCACCTCGGGCCCGGTGACGGCCAAGCGTGGCGCAGCCCCCACGGTCTCGGGCTCCGGAAGGGGAACGCGGGGCCAGGAGGTCGAGGAAGCCGTGTCCCTCCGCGACGCCGCCATCCTCGAGCTGATGTACGGATCCGGCCTCCGCGTGGCCGAGGCCTGTTCGCTGACCGTCGATCGCGTGGACCTCTCGACCCGTCGGGTGGTCGTGATGGGCAAGGGCTCCAAGGAACGGTCCCTGCCGTTGTCGGACTACGCCGTGCAGTCGCTGCGCACGTATCTGGACCAAGGTCGGCCTCGAATGGCTCCCGGTGACAGCAGACGGGCCTTCTTCAACCGGCGGAGAAAGCCGATGTCGGAGCGCGACGTGCGCGCAATGGTGGAAAAATACGGACGGAAGGTGCTCTCGGGCCGGCACGTGAGTCCACACGTGCTTCGCCATTCCTTCGCCACCCACCTGTTGGAGGGAGGAGCCGACATCCGCTCCGTCCAGGAACTGCTCGGCCACGCCAGCCTCGCCACGACCCAGCGATACACACATGTGTCCCGGGCCCGGCTGTTCGCCGCGTATCACGAGAGCCACCCGAGGGCCCGATGA